From Primulina huaijiensis isolate GDHJ02 chromosome 15, ASM1229523v2, whole genome shotgun sequence, one genomic window encodes:
- the LOC140959753 gene encoding protein LONG AFTER FAR-RED 3-like isoform X5 encodes MPKPKKVSGERIFVMNNLRAAVVVVLFSAVLLPLLNRYFFLPRFGLHLRRREVADLLVTNGTIYTSDVLLPFTDSMAIVNGRILRTGNYSSVKALAGLKTRTLNLEGKVVLPGFIDSHVHLIFGGLQMARVELRGVSKRDFFNKIKEAISNMQRGSWLLGGGWNNDLWGGELPMTSWIDDITPHNPVWLTRMDGHMGLANSLALKIAGISNSTLDPDGGAVIRKSFGVHKRFFSWCAYSHPT; translated from the exons ATGCCAAAACCCAAAAAAGTATCAGGAGAACGAATCTTCGTCATGAACAATCTACGGGCGGCGGTGGTAGTGGTTCTCTTTTCCGCCGTGCTTCTTCCTCTACTCAACCGCTACTTCTTTCTGCCTA GATTCGGGTTGCACTTGCGTCGGAGAGAGGTGGCGGATTTGTTGGTCACCAATGGGACCATATACACCAGCGACGTTCTTTTACCTTTTACCGATTCCATGGCCATTGTCAACGGTCGGATTCTCAGAACCGGGAACTATTCCTCCGTTAAG GCTTTGGCTGGATTGAAGACTAGAACATTGAATCTGGAGGGGAAGGTGGTGTTGCCTGGATTTATCGACTCACATGTGCACTTGATTTTTGGAGGCTTACAG ATGGCTCGAGTGGAACTCCGTGGGGTCAGTAAAAGAGATTTTTTCAACAAGATCAAAGAGGCAATATCAA ATATGCAACGCGGCTCATGGTTGCTGGGTGGTGGTTGGAACAATGATCTATGGGGAGGAGAGTTGCCAATGACCTCCTGGATTGATGACATTACTCCTCACAATCCT GTGTGGCTGACAAGAATGGATGGTCACATGGGCCTGGCTAACTCTCTAGCACTAAAAATTGCCGGAATATCCAATAGCACATTGGATCCAGATGGTGGTGCTGTTATTAGAAAGAGTTTTGGAG
- the LOC140960515 gene encoding uncharacterized protein, which produces MEDFDFERKLRIYPPPEPEPEPEPETEQEQEQEQEQESHKIQIAEQASNSIVALLRRFLAVQRRRALAYTRLKRGFEDYMLSGDELAYQHLCSEITVEFNDCSKQVLEIEYLFMSPDCCREDLAQLLRSVQAQEKDKLHSTALIQVLKKAGCPSERLVSHANCRFRQSTEHECVHIQKITEASGTEEAEADAEYDNSLKKAIKGVQDAVVSINECLEEIRYEIAGLEAE; this is translated from the exons ATGGAGGATTTCGATTTCGAGAGGAAGTTGCGTATATACCCCCCACCAGAACCAGAACCAGAACCAGAACCAGAAACTgaacaagaacaagaacaagaacaagagcAAGAGAGCCACAAGATTCAGATTGCAGAACAAGCTTCCAACTCAATCGTTGCCTTGCTCCGCAGATTCCTCGCTGTTCAGCGCCGCCGAGCCCTTGCCTACACGCGCCTCAAACG GGGCTTCGAAGATTATATGCTTTCAGGGGATGAATTAGCTTATCAACATCTTTGCAGTGAGATTACTGTTGAATTCAACGATTGCTCAAAACAG GTTCTTGAAATAGAATATCTATTTATGAGCCCAGATTGCTGCAGAGAAGATCTAGCTCAATTGCTCAGATCTGTTCAAGCACAAGAAAAAGATAAGCTGCATTCA ACAGCTCTAATTCAAGTGCTGAAGAAGGCTGGTTGTCCATCAGAACGATTGGTAAGCCATGCGAATTGCAGGTTTAGGCAGTCAACAGAACACGAATGTGTGCATATTCAGAAAATAACTGAAGCTTCTGGGACGGAAGAGGCTGAGGCTGATGCCGAGTATGATAATTCTCTCAAGAAAGCGATCAAAGGAGTTCAAGATGCTGTGGTTTCCATAAATGAATGCTTGGAAGAAATCAGGTATGAAATCGCAGGCCTTGAAGCTGAATAA